From the Bacteroidia bacterium genome, one window contains:
- a CDS encoding ferritin-like domain-containing protein — MYTAFTKRYHDVLASVYLFNEYQAYRGLERLLAALRLKYPEESVFIAAVEKHTRDERKHYLMFKRYFQALQSTPLAVDSTFGYIDQFVLFIFRTSLDDLDVAEILADDALFFRLCRLIMITEFRGMRQVDVLLRSRILRRDARLVRIFRIIERDEPSHCLPYQRWLRQRGSHAPGVQERLTDYWIHYSLVLVKLPLFFLHPRLKRLSHFPDEAA; from the coding sequence ATGTATACAGCATTCACCAAACGGTATCATGACGTGCTCGCCTCGGTGTATCTCTTCAACGAGTATCAGGCGTATCGCGGGCTCGAGCGCTTGCTCGCGGCGCTTCGGCTGAAATATCCCGAGGAAAGCGTCTTTATCGCAGCGGTCGAGAAGCACACGCGCGATGAGCGTAAACACTATCTCATGTTCAAACGCTACTTCCAGGCGCTTCAAAGCACACCGCTCGCGGTGGACTCCACCTTCGGGTATATCGATCAGTTCGTGTTGTTCATTTTCCGGACCTCGCTCGATGATCTCGATGTCGCCGAGATCCTGGCGGACGACGCGTTGTTTTTCCGCTTGTGTCGTCTGATCATGATCACGGAATTTCGCGGCATGCGGCAGGTTGACGTGTTGTTGCGGTCGCGCATACTGCGTCGGGATGCACGCCTCGTTCGCATTTTCCGTATTATCGAACGGGATGAACCCTCGCACTGCCTGCCGTATCAGCGCTGGCTGCGACAGCGCGGCAGTCATGCGCCGGGCGTACAGGAACGCCTCACCGATTACTGGATTCACTACTCGCTCGTGCTGGTGAAGCTGCCGTTGTTCTTTCTGCACCCGCGATTGAAGCGACTGTCGCACTTCCCTGATGAAGCTGCATAA